The DNA sequence GCCGGGCGTTGTTCTTGGCCACCGCGAGTGACCTGGGCTCGGCCTCTGGATCCAGCGGCCCGGGCGGTGTCCAGGCACCGTTCACGGCAGGTGGAACTCGGACGACACCTCACGATCGGAGGCCCGCCGGAGACCGGCCATCGCAGCAGCTCATGGCAGAGGCTTGTCCAGCTCTCGGTGGAGCAGCTAGATCGCGGCCAGCCGCGACAGCTATTCACCGTAGAGACAGGTCCAGGCTTCTCGATCGAGCCCCGACCGCCGCCGTCTTTGCAGGTTTCCGCGGCAGAGTGGCAAGGCCCCAGCCTCTCGACGGAGCCCGACAACTGTCAGCCGCCGCAGCTACCCGCGGCAGAGAGGCAAGGCAAGGCCAGGCCTCTCTACCGAGCCCGACCGCTGCCAACCGCCGCAGTTAATCGCGGCTGAGAGGCAAGGCGAAGCCTCTCGATCTTGCTCGACAACCGTCAGCCACCGCAGATATCCGCGGCAGAGCCGCAAGGCCTCGCGGCTCGACCGAGCCCAACCGCTGCCAGCCGCCGCAGTTAATCGCGGTCGAGAGGCAGGGCGAAGCCTCTCGACCGAGCCCGATCGCTGCCAGCCGCCGCAGTATTCGTGGCAGGCTGGCTAGGCCAGACCTCGCGGTCAAGTGCTCGCCACTGCGATCCGCTGCCTTTCGGCTCGTTTCCGCTCATGGGCCGGCCGGTTCGCCGATGGTCACGGTGGTTGGTCGGTGGGGCCTGCTCGGGCGTGGGCGGACAGGCCGGGTAGGCCGGGGAACGTCGAACTTGGGGCTTCGACCTCTATCAGGGCGTCCAGGCGTTGCCAGCGGCAGGTCAGGAGCGTGACTCCCATGCGGTCGGTGACCCACCGGGCGCGGTCGCAGGCCCGATCCGGGCCCTCCGACGCGTGTGATGCCGCGGCGAGGGCGCCCAGGTCGGCGGCCGATTCCACGTGGTGCCGGGCGATGACCACCGTGCCCAGCCAGAAGCCGAGCACGGCCACTCCTGTCACGGCCGCGACCGCCATGGCCGTCCAGACGGTGGCCACTCCACTGTCCGCTTCCGTGACTGGACCGGTCTGCCGCATCCGGGAGGCGGTCAGCTGGCTGCCGACGAGCGTTCGTCCGGTGGATGGCGCATCTGCTCGTTTGTCTGGCGTCCGGGGGCGGCGCTGGTCAGCGGGCTGCATCGGTGCCTGGCTCGGCCAGGGCGTAGGCCGTGGCCTTCAGGTCGATCGCCGGGAGGAGGCCGCCGGCTGGGCGGGCTGCCACTCTGACCGTGATCTCTTCGCCCGTGTGCTGGACGTCGAGGGTCGCTCCTGCCGGGGCGATCTGGTGGACCGCCTCCTCGGCCTGGGCGGGTTGGCCCCGGGCCAGGAGGCGCGCTGCCTCACGGGCGGCGTCTGTGCAGCTCAGCTGGGCCGTCAAGAGCGTCAGGGCGCCCAGCAGCAACACCGTCACCACCGTGAGGCCGGCCAAGCCGAGCGCCGCTTCGACCGTGACCGAGCCGTCGTCGCGGCGGGTCATGACGGGACCGACAAGGCCTTCATGACCAGGCTCGTCAGCCAGGAGACGACCGAGTCGCCGGTGAGCAGGGTGTAGAGGACAGCCGCGAAAGCCGCTACGGCGACCGTGACGATGGCGTATTCGACCGTCGTGGAGCCGTCGTCGGCGGCAGGACGTCGGTGGGATGTGCTCATGAGGAGTTCCTTTCGGTGGTCGTGGTCAGAAGAGGGGGCCGAGACGGGCGGCCAGGCTGAGGACGACCGGCAGCACGCCGAGGCAGAAGAAGGCGGGCAGGAAACACAGACCCACCGGCAGGGCGAGCGCTACTCCGGCCCGTTCGGCGCGTTCCTCGGCCTCGGTGGCCAGCTCGTCGCGGAACCGCTCGGCGAGGTCGCCGGCGGCCGTGGCGAACGCGGCGCCCGAGCGGGACGTGCGGATCGCCGCGACCGCCAGTTCATTGAGGCCGGGGACCGCCTGCACCGGCGCCCAGGCCTCGCCGGCCTCCGAGCCGAGGGCGAGCAGGGCCGCAGTCGATCGCAGGGCCGTGGCTGTCTCGGTGGGTGCGGCGCCGGACGCCGCGTCGAGCGCCGTCGGCACCGGGAGGCCCGCCCGCAGGCAGGCGGCCAGGAGATCGAGTGTGCCCGCCAGCCGGAGTCTGGTGGCGATGTCGGCCGTGGGCGCGGCTGGTCGCCGGGAACGGCGGATCGCCCACCAGCCGGCCGCGGTCACGATCGCACCTACGACGATCCCGGCCGGGCCGCCGATGAGCACCGCCAGCGAGACGCCGCCCAGCGTCGTCGCGATGTGCGGGACCGCGCCGGGCCACTTGCGCGCGGGCTCGGGGGTCCGGCCGGCCGTCAGCCAAGCGAACCGCCGGGCCACGGCGGCGTCGCCCGGCCAGATGACGACTGCGCCGGCGAAGAGCAGTAACGCCGCCGCGTTCATCGGAGCCGCACTCGGCCGGTCAGGGCGCGGCACCAAGCCGTTCCCGCCCAGAGCAGGACACTGCCGACGACCAGTAAGAGCTGCCCAGGTGTGCTTTCGACCAACACCGACAGCGGTGACGCGCCCATCGTCTGCCCGAGGAGCACGCACAGCACCGGGAGACCGGTGAGCACCGCGGCACTCGAGCGGGGGCCGGCCAGTTTCGCGCGCATCCGGCGGGCGTACGCCAAGCCGGCTTCGGCGTCGCGGCGGGCGGCG is a window from the Amycolatopsis sp. NBC_00355 genome containing:
- a CDS encoding type II secretion system F family protein — its product is MNAAALLLFAGAVVIWPGDAAVARRFAWLTAGRTPEPARKWPGAVPHIATTLGGVSLAVLIGGPAGIVVGAIVTAAGWWAIRRSRRPAAPTADIATRLRLAGTLDLLAACLRAGLPVPTALDAASGAAPTETATALRSTAALLALGSEAGEAWAPVQAVPGLNELAVAAIRTSRSGAAFATAAGDLAERFRDELATEAEERAERAGVALALPVGLCFLPAFFCLGVLPVVLSLAARLGPLF
- a CDS encoding TadE family type IV pilus minor pilin, with protein sequence MTRRDDGSVTVEAALGLAGLTVVTVLLLGALTLLTAQLSCTDAAREAARLLARGQPAQAEEAVHQIAPAGATLDVQHTGEEITVRVAARPAGGLLPAIDLKATAYALAEPGTDAAR
- a CDS encoding Rv3654c family TadE-like protein → MATVWTAMAVAAVTGVAVLGFWLGTVVIARHHVESAADLGALAAASHASEGPDRACDRARWVTDRMGVTLLTCRWQRLDALIEVEAPSSTFPGLPGLSAHARAGPTDQPP
- a CDS encoding DUF4244 domain-containing protein; amino-acid sequence: MSTSHRRPAADDGSTTVEYAIVTVAVAAFAAVLYTLLTGDSVVSWLTSLVMKALSVPS